The Verrucomicrobiota bacterium genome contains a region encoding:
- a CDS encoding PQQ-dependent sugar dehydrogenase produces MKQKLTTAVFCCILITSFSLNLGADWKDDYAVAEGFRLEIDSQGYRFPTAIAFVPNPGTNPDSPLYFVTEIRGRLMVVSNDRTVRTFAEDFFKLEPVLELPEVAGEIGMAGLCLEPENGYIFVSYAYEDEAGLYRNGISRFQSEPGVFSLQPTSRKELAPIFKNYLSAVSHQIGPIAIYDGNIYVSIGDAEVGV; encoded by the coding sequence ATGAAACAGAAATTAACAACAGCTGTTTTCTGCTGTATCCTAATAACTTCGTTTTCCTTAAATCTTGGTGCTGATTGGAAAGACGATTACGCCGTTGCTGAAGGTTTCCGGTTAGAAATTGACTCTCAAGGTTATCGTTTCCCCACAGCTATCGCCTTTGTTCCAAATCCGGGAACCAATCCGGACTCCCCGCTCTACTTTGTAACAGAAATCAGGGGACGCCTGATGGTCGTATCGAACGACCGAACGGTTCGAACGTTCGCAGAGGATTTTTTCAAACTTGAACCTGTATTGGAATTGCCCGAAGTTGCGGGAGAGATCGGTATGGCGGGCCTTTGTCTAGAACCTGAAAACGGTTATATTTTTGTCTCTTATGCTTATGAGGATGAAGCAGGTTTGTACAGAAACGGGATTTCACGATTTCAATCTGAGCCAGGCGTATTTAGTCTTCAGCCGACATCGCGAAAGGAATTGGCTCCCATTTTTAAAAACTATCTTTCGGCAGTGTCTCATCAGATAGGTCCCATTGCGATCTACGATGGAAACATTTACGTTAGTATCGGCGACGCAGAGGTGGGGGTTTAG